In Deltaproteobacteria bacterium, the genomic window CGCGCGACCAAGCCGCCCTGGAGATCGCGCACGTCGTAGGTATTACCGAGATCGGGAAAACCGCCGAGAGTCGCCATCGAGGTGTAGGGCGGACTCAAGACCACCGCGTCGCTACTTTTCGCCAACAAAGCTGTGTAACTGTTCGCCGTCGTATTGGTCGAGATATACGCCACCTTTTCGTTGCCAAGTTTTTTCATCAGCGTCGTTGCCGCATAGTGCGCCAAGGAGCCGATGCCGCTCACGGAAACGTTTTTAATCCGCGCCGGCGTCATCCCCGGCTGGCCGATCAAACTAAAACTCAAGCGGGTTTGAATAAAAGCGATGGTACGCAGCGGCACACCTTTCATCGCCGCGCGCAGAGATAGTCCACCGGCGGCGGAATAGTCCAGATCGCCCGCAGCCAGCGCCGTCACACCTAGCGGCGGGCGCATGACGATGATCTCCAGATCGATGCCTTCGCGCGCGAAAAATCCCTGCGCTTTACCGAAGTAGTAAGGAACAAAAGTCAGCGCCTTGGCCGGCACGGTGAGACGCACGGGCTCGAGCGGTTTTGTTTGCTGGGCATCCGCCGGTAGCACCATCCCGAGCAAAAGAACTAGCAGCAACAAACTCATCGCGCCCTTTGTCGAACCCGAGGGCGACCGGCCGGTCGCCCCGACAATAACCGCGTCAATACTCATAACGTTCTTGCTAGCGAAACCCACTCAGAAGGGCAACCACGGGGGGTTGCCCCTACAATCGAAATCCATCCCAAAATTTTTTTGCGCCCTTTGCGCTCTTTGCGGTTAATTATCCGATTCCGAATCTTCTGAGGGCGCGATTCATCGCGCCCCTACGGCAATTTTATTTCTTCCCCGCCAAACTCGCGCCAAATTTTTCCGTCACTTGTTTTTTCAACTCGGCGCTCGCGCCCGAAACTTTGGGGAATTCGTTGATCCATTCGTAGGGGCGACAAGCATCGATGATGCCGCGCGATTGAAAGCCGCGCTCGCTCGGCGGAATGATCGGATCGATGGGGTTACTCCAGCAGCGCCGGATGATTTCGATGTCCTTGGCCGGATCGGTGCGCGTGCACAGCGCCCAGAGCAGTTCGTTGGTGTCCCAGATGTCGATATCGTCGTCGACCACGATCACGTAGCGCGTGAGCAGCGCCGCGGCGCGGCACTGCGACGCGATCAGCGCCGCTTGGCGCGCGTGGCCGGGATAGCGCTGCTTGATCGACAGCGCGACCAGCAAGCGCGTCTGATGATAGGCGACGCTGCGCACGTCCGGCACGCCCGCCTTGTCCAAGTAATTCCAGATATAGGCAGCGCGGATCAAATTATTTTCCGCCCCCGGCGCCGGTTTGAACGGCGGCGCGCCGGTGATGATCGGATCGTTGCGATACATCAAACGCTTCACTTTGAGCATCGGCTCGGCGCGCAAGCCGCCGGCGTAATATCCGGTGAATTCGCCGAACGGCCCTTCGGGTATCGACGTGCCGGGAATCACTTCGCCTTCGATGACGATTTCCGAATACGCTGGGATCGGCAGTCCGGTGTGTTTACCGACAATCACTTCATAGGCTTCGCCGCGCACGCCGCCGGCGTAATCGTATTCAGACTCACCGGCGGGAACTTCCATTTGGCCGAAGAACCACAAGAGCGGATCGGGACCGAAGCTAATCGCGACCGGGAACGGCTGGCCCTTGTCGAAATATTTTTGCCGATGAATGTGGCCGTGATGGCCCGGCGACATGTAAAGCGCCAACGTGTCCTTGTCATGCACCATGACGCGATAGCAACCGACATTGATCCAACCGTCGTCGAGATCGCGGCTGATAGTCGCGTCCAGCGAACCGATGTAGCGGCCGCCGTCGCCTTCATGCCAGTGCGGCACCGGTAAGGAAAGTAAATCGATATCTTTACCTTCGAAAACGTTTTCCATGACCGGCCCGGAGTCGACGACCCGAGGCGGTATCAACGTCGGCATGTCCAAGCGTTTTTTCCAGGCATCGATGAATTGATCGCGGCTGTAGTTGAGCGGTAGATGATTAGTCAAGCATTGGCGTTTGAGCGTTGGGTTGTGAATGCCGGTGAGAACGCGCCGGCCGGCGGGGTAATCTTTGATCTTGTCGAACAATACCGCCGGCGGCGGATTGGACTGCGCCGCGACTTCGGCAACGGCGCCGAGTTCTTGATTCCAGTCCGCCCCTTCGACAACGCGCAACTCGCCGAACGAGTCGACGCCTTCCAACCAGCCGCGCAAATCACGATAGTGCATCCGCTCTCCTCCGAATCGGCGGCGATCTTAGAACGGAGCGCCGTTGAGCACAACCTTATTATTGTGCTTCATGCTTTTGCGCGGCGGACCAATTGTTGTATATTGCGGCACCATCGGTCGGCCGCTAAGGCGGAATATACAAATCACGGAGGACGAATATCATGGCTAAGTTTTTTCTCCATCGCTTCGCGCTCGCAGCTGCGGTTGCGGCGGTCTGTTCCTGCGCAACCTTGGCGAACGATACGCCGCACCGCTACGCCGCCGGCACCCGTCCGGCCGATCAACTCCAGTTACCGGCGCCGTTCGACACGCCGTCGGCGCGCAACCAATCGAAAGTGATCGGTTGGCCCCAAGGCCGAACCCCCAAAGCCGCGCCCGGTTTCGAAGTCAGCTTGTTCGCCGACAAACTCGACAACCCGCGCGAAACTTATGTCCTACCAAATAAAGATGTCCTCGTGGTCGAGAGCATTCGCGAGTGGCCCGGCCGCGCCGACCGGCCGGAGAAATCGGCCAATCGCATCACGCTATTCCGCGACACCGACAACGACGGCAAGCCCGATTTACGCGAAACCTTTCTCACCGGACTGAACATGCCTGAAGGCATGTTGCTACTCGGCAATTGGTTCTACGTCGGCAACACCGACGGCGTAGTGCGCTATCCTTATCGCGCCGGCCAGACGAGAATCGACGGCAAAGGCGAAAAAATTCTCGACCTGCCGGCCGGCGGCCACCACACGCGCACGCTGATCGCCGATCCGACCGGCAAGAAAATTTATGTCGCCATCGGCTCGGCATCCAATGTCGATGAAGAAAATGTTTGGGAGAAAGATCAGCGGCGCGCTGGAATAATCGAAATCAATCCCGACGGCAGCGGCATGCGAATATTTGCCAGAGGCATCCGCAATCCGGTAGGCATGGATTGGGAGCCGAAAACCAAAACTCTGTGGACCGTGGTCAATGAACGCGACTTGTTGGGCGACGATCTCGTGCCGGATTATCTGACTAGCGTGAAGGAAGGCGCGTTTTACGGCTGGCCCTATTCTTACTTTGGCCAGATCGAAGACCCGCGCAAAAAAGGCCAGCGTTCCGATCTAGTCGCCAAAGCGATCAAGCCCGACTATGCCTTGGGCTCCCACACCGCCTCGCTCGGATTGGCTTTTTACAACGGCAAAGCTTTTCCCGAACGCTATCAAGGCGGCGCGTTTATCGGCATGCACGGATCGTGGAACCGCT contains:
- a CDS encoding sorbosone dehydrogenase family protein, producing MAKFFLHRFALAAAVAAVCSCATLANDTPHRYAAGTRPADQLQLPAPFDTPSARNQSKVIGWPQGRTPKAAPGFEVSLFADKLDNPRETYVLPNKDVLVVESIREWPGRADRPEKSANRITLFRDTDNDGKPDLRETFLTGLNMPEGMLLLGNWFYVGNTDGVVRYPYRAGQTRIDGKGEKILDLPAGGHHTRTLIADPTGKKIYVAIGSASNVDEENVWEKDQRRAGIIEINPDGSGMRIFARGIRNPVGMDWEPKTKTLWTVVNERDLLGDDLVPDYLTSVKEGAFYGWPYSYFGQIEDPRKKGQRSDLVAKAIKPDYALGSHTASLGLAFYNGKAFPERYQGGAFIGMHGSWNRSKMVGYKLAFVPFANGKPAGPIEDILTGFIADESKFEAYGRPVGVTLLPDGSLLVADDSGNKVWRVTAKK
- a CDS encoding UbiD family decarboxylase; translation: MHYRDLRGWLEGVDSFGELRVVEGADWNQELGAVAEVAAQSNPPPAVLFDKIKDYPAGRRVLTGIHNPTLKRQCLTNHLPLNYSRDQFIDAWKKRLDMPTLIPPRVVDSGPVMENVFEGKDIDLLSLPVPHWHEGDGGRYIGSLDATISRDLDDGWINVGCYRVMVHDKDTLALYMSPGHHGHIHRQKYFDKGQPFPVAISFGPDPLLWFFGQMEVPAGESEYDYAGGVRGEAYEVIVGKHTGLPIPAYSEIVIEGEVIPGTSIPEGPFGEFTGYYAGGLRAEPMLKVKRLMYRNDPIITGAPPFKPAPGAENNLIRAAYIWNYLDKAGVPDVRSVAYHQTRLLVALSIKQRYPGHARQAALIASQCRAAALLTRYVIVVDDDIDIWDTNELLWALCTRTDPAKDIEIIRRCWSNPIDPIIPPSERGFQSRGIIDACRPYEWINEFPKVSGASAELKKQVTEKFGASLAGKK
- a CDS encoding ABC transporter substrate-binding protein; translation: MSIDAVIVGATGRSPSGSTKGAMSLLLLVLLLGMVLPADAQQTKPLEPVRLTVPAKALTFVPYYFGKAQGFFAREGIDLEIIVMRPPLGVTALAAGDLDYSAAGGLSLRAAMKGVPLRTIAFIQTRLSFSLIGQPGMTPARIKNVSVSGIGSLAHYAATTLMKKLGNEKVAYISTNTTANSYTALLAKSSDAVVLSPPYTSMATLGGFPDLGNTYDVRDLQGGLVARVNHIKERHEQVRAVIRATLRSMDALVKNEAEVVAYLQKDFALEPRIAADTYRILRQIVNADGDIEEPVLKSIVDKVRQESGYSAEIPLDRLVDLTLLREVKAELRKK